Proteins from one Chitinophaga oryzae genomic window:
- a CDS encoding RNA ligase family protein, whose translation MRSPGAMNKNSEYEKMPKSLKGLQLSEKAMQDLNKLKWVVTEKIHGANFSFVYEGHQLLFAKRKAYLQWTDDFFGFQAVVAGMEDRIIRLFEQLQQDIPAQRYIIYGELFGGKYPHPDVAPDPQVQAIQTGVYYSPAVRFCAFDIAVETTEGAKRYIDYDTAMAYFQQFDIFYAKALFTGKWNEALNFNTRIFSTVPAQLQLPELAANLIEGVVIKPLHHSGLTSLDTRPVIKLKNPEFDEEEKFHEAEKWSFIPEVSSRSAQLSFLVDEMARYITKNRLDSVLSKTGRLDAADKQRLEEVRREFLDDVYTDFNEDNGNILADLEETDRRWVRERTATRIAAWMTDHAGRPE comes from the coding sequence ATGAGAAGCCCAGGTGCCATGAACAAGAACTCCGAATACGAAAAAATGCCTAAAAGCCTGAAGGGCCTTCAGTTGTCAGAGAAAGCCATGCAGGACCTCAATAAATTAAAATGGGTGGTGACAGAAAAAATACACGGTGCTAATTTCAGCTTTGTGTATGAAGGTCATCAGTTGTTATTCGCCAAACGTAAAGCTTACCTGCAATGGACGGACGACTTTTTCGGCTTCCAGGCCGTGGTGGCCGGCATGGAGGACCGCATCATCCGCCTGTTTGAGCAACTGCAACAGGATATCCCGGCGCAGCGCTATATTATCTACGGTGAATTGTTCGGCGGGAAATACCCGCACCCCGATGTTGCGCCTGACCCGCAGGTACAGGCCATTCAAACCGGTGTGTATTATAGTCCGGCGGTGCGGTTCTGCGCTTTCGACATTGCTGTGGAAACCACGGAGGGGGCTAAGCGTTATATCGATTATGATACCGCCATGGCCTACTTTCAGCAGTTTGACATCTTCTATGCCAAAGCGCTTTTCACCGGTAAGTGGAACGAAGCGCTGAATTTCAATACCCGTATTTTTTCCACGGTGCCCGCACAGCTGCAGCTGCCGGAGTTGGCGGCGAACCTGATAGAAGGGGTGGTGATCAAACCGCTGCATCATTCCGGGCTCACCAGCCTGGACACGCGCCCGGTCATCAAACTGAAAAATCCCGAGTTCGATGAAGAGGAAAAGTTCCACGAAGCGGAAAAATGGTCCTTTATCCCGGAGGTGAGTTCCCGCTCCGCGCAACTTTCTTTTCTGGTCGACGAGATGGCCCGTTACATCACAAAAAACCGGCTGGACAGTGTGCTGTCAAAGACCGGCCGGCTGGATGCCGCCGACAAGCAGCGGCTGGAAGAGGTCCGGCGGGAATTCCTGGACGATGTGTACACAGACTTCAACGAAGACAACGGTAACATCCTTGCCGACCTGGAGGAGACCGACCGTCGCTGGGTGAGGGAGCGTACTGCTACACGCATCGCCGCATGGATGACTGATCATGCCGGTAGACCGGAATGA
- a CDS encoding PorP/SprF family type IX secretion system membrane protein: protein MKIKQLVRYLLLPGMWALGTHSAGAQTAGNPSQLYEPLGAQYFLNPYLANPAMAGIDTGLHVYLAYQRPWSDMPGAPEAKSLTADYKLFHRVGIGMNIYNDKAGLLNNTKVAFSYAYHLPLTADERSMLHFGLSGAFIARRLDTKAVNGDMNDPNINAFNRRDNYFEADFGMAFTRKGLTLQGSLPNLVSLVKDKSSDFGINRNLFFAAASYRFPVNGQLTSIEPKVCLRGMKGYDDIIDAGANFLFMENLFNVFGMYHSSKSFSAGAGIHYRSVAGLQLVYHSQTAGLANYTNGTFELDLVVHLFK, encoded by the coding sequence ATGAAAATTAAACAGCTAGTCAGATATCTGCTGCTGCCGGGCATGTGGGCGCTCGGCACCCACTCCGCCGGCGCACAGACGGCCGGCAACCCGTCGCAGCTGTACGAGCCATTGGGAGCACAGTATTTTCTGAACCCGTACCTCGCCAATCCGGCGATGGCCGGTATCGACACCGGGCTGCATGTATATCTCGCTTACCAGCGCCCCTGGTCGGATATGCCCGGCGCGCCCGAAGCCAAATCGCTCACAGCTGACTATAAACTGTTCCACCGGGTAGGCATCGGGATGAATATATACAACGACAAAGCCGGTCTGCTAAACAATACCAAGGTGGCTTTTTCCTATGCCTATCACCTGCCGCTCACGGCCGACGAACGCAGCATGCTCCATTTCGGCCTGTCCGGCGCTTTCATTGCCCGGCGGCTGGACACCAAGGCGGTCAATGGCGATATGAACGACCCCAACATCAACGCGTTCAACCGGCGGGACAATTACTTCGAAGCAGATTTCGGCATGGCCTTTACCCGAAAAGGGCTAACCTTACAGGGTTCTTTGCCTAACCTCGTCAGCCTTGTGAAAGACAAATCCTCTGACTTCGGCATCAACAGGAACCTGTTTTTCGCTGCAGCCTCCTACCGGTTCCCGGTCAACGGGCAGCTGACCTCCATAGAACCGAAAGTATGCCTGCGCGGCATGAAAGGGTACGACGACATCATCGATGCCGGCGCCAATTTTCTGTTCATGGAAAACCTGTTCAACGTATTCGGTATGTACCATTCCAGCAAGAGCTTCAGCGCGGGAGCCGGTATCCATTACCGGTCCGTTGCCGGACTTCAGCTGGTGTACCACTCCCAGACCGCAGGGCTGGCCAACTATACCAACGGTACTTTTGAGCTGGACCTCGTTGTCCATCTGTTTAAATAA
- a CDS encoding tetratricopeptide repeat protein — translation MITFLSKKEQQRRFLLGYHLAYETTSRKKDWNNIFCLWQSAATSGHKRAQFYLGTCYDHGLGCKRSLATAIEWYLKAARQGHTAAQFNIGFCYRNGDGVEQNYRKALKWFAQAASHGDIPSQREVGYSYFYGQGIQRDWQKAVYWYKKAACKNDPLALYNLGLCYKEGEGVRKSLRWARYYFQRAGALGHKKAAGQLKKLKV, via the coding sequence ATGATCACGTTTCTCTCAAAAAAAGAACAGCAAAGGCGCTTCCTGTTGGGGTACCACCTTGCCTACGAAACTACCTCCCGCAAAAAAGACTGGAACAACATTTTCTGCCTCTGGCAGAGTGCAGCCACCAGCGGCCATAAAAGGGCGCAGTTTTATCTGGGCACCTGTTATGATCATGGCCTGGGATGTAAGCGGAGTCTGGCTACAGCCATAGAATGGTATTTAAAAGCCGCCCGCCAGGGACATACGGCGGCTCAGTTTAACATCGGCTTCTGTTACCGCAATGGCGACGGCGTGGAACAGAACTACCGGAAAGCCCTGAAATGGTTTGCACAAGCCGCCAGTCACGGAGACATACCTTCACAGCGGGAAGTGGGATATAGTTACTTCTATGGCCAGGGTATCCAGCGGGACTGGCAGAAGGCGGTCTACTGGTATAAAAAAGCTGCCTGCAAAAATGATCCGCTGGCGCTGTATAATCTGGGACTTTGTTATAAAGAAGGAGAAGGCGTCCGAAAATCATTGCGCTGGGCAAGGTATTATTTTCAGCGGGCCGGTGCGCTGGGCCATAAAAAGGCGGCGGGGCAGCTGAAGAAGCTAAAGGTGTAA
- a CDS encoding winged helix-turn-helix transcriptional regulator, translated as MFTYERKTPVDLDCGITVYMQVLGAKWKPCLIDMINKGYQRPSEMHRLIPEATPRVLDMQLRELEAMGVVEKNASSGFPLKAHYSLTDLGQSLIPLVEALDNWGKQYGERVKQAIAETAA; from the coding sequence ATGTTTACATACGAACGTAAGACGCCGGTGGACCTGGACTGTGGCATCACCGTATATATGCAGGTGCTGGGCGCAAAATGGAAACCCTGCCTGATCGATATGATTAACAAGGGTTATCAGCGGCCCAGCGAAATGCACCGCCTAATTCCTGAAGCTACGCCGCGTGTGCTGGATATGCAGCTGCGCGAGCTGGAGGCGATGGGCGTGGTGGAAAAAAACGCCTCTTCCGGTTTCCCGCTCAAAGCCCATTACAGCCTTACAGACCTCGGCCAGTCGCTCATTCCCCTGGTGGAAGCGCTTGACAACTGGGGGAAACAGTACGGCGAAAGGGTGAAACAGGCCATCGCGGAAACCGCTGCCTGA
- a CDS encoding DUF2306 domain-containing protein — protein MNKTLIDRSFSFKDGIYVLLWLGILFITWTFMHGADHYLQLTPEALGRYFPVRWFLLMHITSGGGALVLGPLQFWKRLQSSKRLHRVVGYLYLLAILASSLCAVVLASTTAYAVNWAYAFSLQIWVSVWITTTGIAWWLAVKQKFKQHKDWMIRSYLVTLAFVVSGLILKMPVIYQLGDFASISPSFFWLGWALPLYVYEMVKAVRLK, from the coding sequence ATGAATAAAACTCTTATCGACAGGTCTTTCTCCTTCAAGGATGGTATCTATGTACTGCTGTGGCTTGGCATTCTCTTTATCACGTGGACATTCATGCACGGCGCCGACCATTACCTGCAGCTTACCCCCGAAGCGCTGGGACGGTATTTCCCGGTGCGGTGGTTCCTGCTGATGCATATCACCTCCGGCGGCGGCGCGCTGGTACTGGGACCGCTGCAGTTCTGGAAGCGGCTGCAGTCCAGCAAACGGTTGCACCGTGTCGTCGGTTATCTTTACCTGCTGGCCATCCTGGCCAGTAGCCTCTGCGCCGTGGTATTGGCCTCCACTACCGCCTACGCCGTTAACTGGGCCTATGCCTTTTCCCTGCAAATATGGGTGTCTGTCTGGATCACTACTACCGGCATAGCCTGGTGGCTGGCCGTGAAGCAAAAATTCAAACAACACAAGGACTGGATGATCAGAAGTTACCTTGTCACGCTGGCGTTCGTTGTGTCCGGCCTGATACTGAAGATGCCGGTGATCTACCAGCTGGGCGATTTCGCTTCGATCAGCCCGTCTTTTTTCTGGCTGGGATGGGCGCTGCCGTTGTATGTCTATGAAATGGTGAAGGCTGTGCGATTAAAGTAA